The Streptomyces sp. NBC_00224 genome has a window encoding:
- a CDS encoding carbohydrate ABC transporter permease encodes MRRVVVDRGSRTGAPRPLTLAPAEREPAERRRARRRRARGETATAWAFITPSVLVILGLSVVPVIWSLLLSFRADDLVTPGRWVGLDNYRALSKDPGFRKAVENTLTYAGIYVPLSLAGGLALALALNRRIRFVGIYRTLVFIPFVVSAAAQGVLFSFIFDPQFGAANSILHKLGVSPQGFLTDPGQSLYVLLAISLWSGIGFCVVVFLAALQDVPTELVESARLDGANRAQVLRYVTLPTLAPVTAFLVLWQLITALQVFDLVYVTTKGGPLESTTVIVYFVWQQAFRTFTAGYGAAAAYVLAVALLLAGTAVTLYRRHRERTTGTTPGLRRAEGVAR; translated from the coding sequence ATGAGGAGGGTCGTCGTGGACCGAGGATCCCGTACGGGCGCACCCCGCCCGCTCACCCTGGCCCCTGCCGAGCGGGAGCCCGCCGAACGGCGCCGCGCCCGGCGCCGGAGGGCACGCGGCGAGACGGCCACCGCCTGGGCGTTCATCACCCCGTCGGTCCTGGTCATCCTGGGCTTGAGCGTGGTGCCGGTCATCTGGTCGCTGCTGCTGTCGTTCCGCGCCGACGACCTGGTCACCCCCGGCCGCTGGGTCGGCCTCGACAACTACCGGGCCCTGTCGAAGGACCCCGGCTTCCGCAAGGCCGTCGAGAACACCCTGACGTACGCGGGCATCTACGTGCCGCTGAGCCTGGCGGGCGGGCTCGCGCTGGCCCTGGCCCTCAACCGGCGGATCCGGTTCGTCGGCATCTACCGCACCCTCGTGTTCATACCGTTCGTCGTCTCGGCCGCCGCACAGGGCGTGCTGTTCTCCTTCATCTTCGACCCGCAGTTCGGCGCCGCCAACTCGATTCTGCACAAGCTCGGCGTCTCGCCGCAGGGCTTCCTGACCGACCCGGGCCAGTCGCTGTACGTCCTGCTGGCGATCTCCCTGTGGAGCGGCATCGGCTTCTGCGTCGTCGTCTTCCTCGCCGCGCTCCAGGACGTACCCACCGAACTCGTCGAGTCGGCACGCCTGGACGGGGCGAACCGGGCACAGGTCCTGCGGTACGTGACGCTGCCGACGCTCGCCCCGGTCACCGCGTTCCTGGTGCTGTGGCAGCTGATCACCGCGCTCCAGGTGTTCGACCTGGTGTACGTGACGACCAAGGGCGGGCCGCTGGAGTCGACCACGGTCATCGTGTACTTCGTCTGGCAGCAGGCGTTCCGCACGTTCACCGCGGGCTACGGCGCCGCCGCCGCGTACGTACTCGCCGTCGCCCTGCTCCTCGCGGGCACGGCCGTGACGCTCTACCGCCGCCACCGGGAGCGCACCACCGGCACCACACCCGGACTGCGGCGCGCGGAAGGAGTGGCCCGATGA
- a CDS encoding NAD(P)-dependent oxidoreductase, producing MRITVFGAAGNVGSRVVAEAVARGHEVTAVVRDRARFPELHPAAVARTGDARNVEDIAELSAGQDLVISATRPAPGSEGDLVTVTKALLAGLTGTGVRVLVVGGAATLTLPGGGGATVVDDPDFPADWQPIAQACTEQLAVWRAETEVDWAYLSPAALLEPGERTGSYRLGADELLVDDRGESAISMEDLAVALLDEAEQPRHHRTRFTVAY from the coding sequence ATGCGCATCACCGTCTTCGGAGCCGCGGGAAACGTCGGCAGCCGCGTCGTGGCCGAGGCCGTCGCCCGGGGGCACGAGGTCACCGCCGTCGTGCGTGACCGGGCCCGCTTCCCCGAACTCCACCCGGCCGCCGTCGCCCGTACCGGCGACGCGCGGAACGTCGAGGACATAGCCGAGCTGAGCGCCGGACAGGACCTGGTCATCAGCGCCACCAGGCCCGCGCCGGGCAGCGAGGGCGACCTCGTCACGGTGACCAAGGCACTCCTGGCCGGGCTCACCGGAACCGGCGTGCGGGTGCTGGTCGTCGGCGGCGCCGCCACCCTGACGCTGCCCGGGGGCGGGGGCGCCACCGTCGTCGACGACCCGGACTTCCCCGCCGACTGGCAGCCCATCGCGCAGGCGTGCACCGAGCAACTCGCCGTCTGGCGCGCCGAGACCGAGGTCGACTGGGCCTACCTCAGCCCGGCCGCCCTCCTGGAGCCGGGCGAGCGCACCGGCAGCTACCGGCTCGGCGCCGACGAGCTCCTGGTGGACGACCGGGGCGAGTCCGCGATCTCGATGGAGGACCTCGCGGTGGCGCTCCTCGACGAGGCCGAGCAGCCCCGCCACCACCGCACGAGGTTCACCGTGGCGTACTGA
- a CDS encoding carbohydrate ABC transporter permease gives MTASTMVTEGAAPAAAPAARTAKRRRLPFSAWHLLLAPLSLCFALPLVWLVLSSFMTNAEINRFPPALWPKGIDFGGYRYVLGNAMFPRWFANSCIVSVVAVGSNLVLGALGGYAFARMRFRGSRALLALMLATMVIPFQLTMIPTFLVMKWLGLIDTLGALIVPSLVTPFAVFLFRQFFLGLPREMEEAAWIDGCSRLRVLFSIVAPLARPALATVAVLTFLATWNDLSWPLIAINHDTQYTLQLGLTTFQGQHHTQWAAVMAGNVITVLPVLLAFLFAQRTFIQSLTSSGLKG, from the coding sequence ATGACCGCCTCCACCATGGTCACCGAGGGCGCCGCACCCGCGGCCGCCCCGGCGGCGCGCACGGCCAAGCGGCGCCGACTGCCGTTCAGCGCCTGGCACTTGCTGCTCGCGCCGCTCTCGCTCTGCTTCGCGCTGCCGCTGGTGTGGCTGGTGCTCAGCTCGTTCATGACGAACGCCGAGATCAACCGGTTCCCGCCGGCGCTGTGGCCCAAGGGGATCGACTTCGGTGGGTACCGCTATGTGCTGGGCAACGCGATGTTCCCGCGCTGGTTCGCCAACTCGTGCATCGTCTCGGTCGTCGCCGTGGGCTCCAACCTGGTGCTCGGGGCGCTCGGCGGCTACGCGTTCGCCCGGATGCGGTTCCGGGGTTCGCGGGCGCTGCTCGCGCTGATGCTGGCGACGATGGTGATCCCGTTCCAGCTGACGATGATCCCCACGTTCCTGGTGATGAAGTGGCTGGGGCTGATCGACACGCTGGGCGCGCTGATCGTGCCGTCCCTGGTCACCCCGTTCGCGGTGTTCCTCTTCCGGCAGTTCTTCCTCGGGCTGCCCAGGGAGATGGAGGAGGCCGCCTGGATCGACGGGTGCTCACGGCTGCGGGTGCTCTTCTCGATCGTGGCGCCGCTGGCCCGGCCCGCGCTCGCCACGGTCGCGGTGCTGACCTTCCTCGCCACCTGGAACGACCTGTCCTGGCCGCTGATCGCCATCAACCACGACACCCAGTACACCCTCCAGCTGGGGCTGACCACCTTCCAGGGGCAGCACCACACCCAGTGGGCGGCGGTGATGGCGGGCAACGTCATCACGGTGCTGCCGGTGCTGCTCGCCTTCCTGTTCGCCCAGCGGACCTTCATCCAGTCGTTGACGTCGAGCGGGCTGAAGGGCTGA
- a CDS encoding serine hydrolase domain-containing protein has translation MTDRGLRNAAQTRVEEILAEVTASGEETGVQVAAYLDGELVVDAWAGLADVNSGRPMEAETLVPSWSTGKGVAAALVAVLVDRGMVGYDTPIAAHWPEFGARGKSGITLGHVLSHSAGLPQLRPEVTPEELFDVPSVGDWLAGQAPLWEPGTASGYHGWTYGVLLAETLRRATGRTCDELLRDELAEPLGVADSLLFSVPDNLVDRVATCYDGGWSAYLDRMPPDSPFFTFAPRPVLPVASLANRADFRRAALPANGTMTARAAARMYAALVCGELDGVRLVSEATLKEATTPRTSGEDRSLGFPLLKGYGFMLGGAGSVVRSPDGGFGTNGSGGSAASADPAHRFSFAVTKNRMSVNGLDKRLFREVRAALGVSGRS, from the coding sequence ATGACCGATCGAGGACTGCGTAATGCTGCCCAGACACGAGTCGAGGAGATCCTGGCTGAGGTGACGGCGTCCGGCGAGGAGACCGGCGTCCAGGTGGCGGCCTATCTCGACGGCGAACTCGTCGTGGACGCGTGGGCGGGCCTGGCCGATGTGAACAGCGGTCGGCCGATGGAGGCGGAGACGCTGGTGCCGTCGTGGTCGACGGGCAAGGGGGTTGCGGCGGCGCTGGTGGCGGTGCTGGTGGACCGGGGAATGGTGGGTTACGACACCCCGATCGCCGCGCACTGGCCGGAGTTCGGGGCACGGGGCAAGTCGGGGATCACCCTGGGCCACGTCCTGTCGCACTCGGCGGGACTGCCGCAGCTGCGCCCCGAGGTGACCCCGGAGGAACTGTTCGACGTCCCGTCGGTCGGAGACTGGCTGGCCGGGCAGGCGCCGCTGTGGGAGCCGGGCACGGCGAGCGGCTACCACGGCTGGACGTACGGCGTACTGCTGGCGGAGACCCTGCGCCGCGCCACGGGCCGTACGTGCGACGAGCTGCTGCGGGACGAGCTGGCGGAGCCGCTGGGGGTGGCGGACTCGCTGCTGTTCTCGGTCCCGGACAATCTGGTCGACCGGGTGGCCACCTGCTACGACGGCGGCTGGTCGGCGTACTTGGACCGTATGCCGCCGGACTCCCCGTTCTTCACGTTCGCCCCGCGCCCGGTGCTTCCGGTGGCGTCGCTGGCCAACCGCGCGGACTTCCGCCGGGCGGCCCTCCCCGCCAACGGGACGATGACGGCCCGGGCGGCGGCCCGGATGTATGCGGCGCTGGTCTGCGGGGAGCTGGACGGAGTACGGCTGGTGTCGGAAGCGACGCTGAAGGAGGCGACGACCCCGAGGACGAGCGGCGAGGACCGCTCCCTGGGCTTCCCGCTCCTGAAGGGCTACGGCTTCATGCTGGGCGGCGCGGGCTCGGTGGTGCGCTCCCCCGACGGCGGCTTCGGCACGAACGGCTCGGGCGGCAGCGCCGCCTCCGCCGACCCGGCCCACCGCTTCTCCTTCGCCGTGACGAAGAATCGGATGAGCGTGAACGGGTTGGACAAGCGGTTGTTCAGGGAAGTGCGGGCCGCGCTCGGTGTCAGCGGCCGCTCGTGA
- a CDS encoding alpha-glucosidase/alpha-galactosidase has protein sequence MTETTGVTEMAEPAEVKIAFMGAGSVVFTQGLLADLFAFPEFTRLRIALHDIDPERLATSEAAARHIAGALKVAPVITAHPDRRGALDGAHFVINTVQVGMNAATRTDFAVPARYGLRQTIGDTLGVGGIFRALRTFPVLRGIAEDMAELCPDAWLLNYTNPMAMNLLYLHRIAPRLKAVGLCHSVYWTMHDLSELVGVDFSEVSYLAAGMNHQAWVLRFERDGRDLHPLLDAAIEKDRELLRRVRVDMYRRLGHYPTETSEHSSEYVPWYLHHDSEVERLRLPIGAYLDIIEDNTVSYERTRNALAAGRPLPVEGTMEYAPQIVHSIVTGTVRTIYGNVPNTGLISNLPTDAVVEVPCLVDASGVQPTHVGALPPQCAALNRTYASVTDLVVRAATEGEPRHVRHAAMTDAATAATLPVERIWDLCDDLVQAHGELLQPELRVLLGH, from the coding sequence ATGACCGAGACGACTGGAGTCACCGAGATGGCCGAACCGGCCGAAGTGAAGATCGCCTTCATGGGCGCGGGCAGTGTGGTGTTCACCCAGGGGCTGCTGGCCGACCTGTTCGCCTTCCCCGAGTTCACCCGGCTGCGGATCGCGCTGCACGACATCGACCCCGAGCGGCTGGCGACCAGCGAGGCGGCGGCCCGGCACATCGCGGGGGCGCTGAAGGTCGCCCCCGTCATCACCGCGCACCCCGACCGGCGCGGCGCGCTCGACGGCGCGCACTTCGTCATCAACACCGTCCAGGTCGGCATGAACGCGGCGACCCGCACCGACTTCGCCGTCCCCGCGCGCTACGGACTGCGCCAGACCATCGGCGACACGCTCGGCGTCGGCGGCATCTTCCGTGCCCTGCGCACCTTCCCCGTACTGCGCGGGATCGCCGAGGACATGGCCGAACTCTGCCCGGACGCCTGGCTGTTGAACTACACCAACCCGATGGCGATGAACCTCCTCTATCTGCACCGGATCGCCCCCCGGCTGAAGGCGGTGGGCCTGTGCCACTCGGTGTACTGGACGATGCACGACCTGTCCGAGCTGGTCGGCGTGGACTTCTCCGAGGTGTCGTACCTGGCCGCCGGGATGAACCACCAGGCGTGGGTGCTGCGCTTCGAGCGCGACGGCCGGGATCTGCACCCGCTCCTGGATGCCGCCATCGAGAAGGACCGCGAACTGCTGCGCCGGGTCCGCGTGGACATGTACCGCAGGCTCGGCCACTACCCCACCGAGACCAGTGAGCACTCCTCCGAGTACGTGCCGTGGTACCTGCACCACGACAGCGAGGTGGAGCGGCTGCGGCTGCCGATCGGCGCGTACCTCGACATCATCGAGGACAACACGGTCAGCTACGAGCGCACCCGCAACGCCCTGGCGGCGGGCCGGCCGCTGCCGGTCGAGGGCACCATGGAGTACGCCCCGCAGATCGTCCACAGCATCGTGACGGGCACGGTCCGCACGATCTACGGCAACGTCCCCAACACCGGCCTGATCAGCAATCTGCCGACCGATGCCGTGGTCGAGGTCCCTTGCCTGGTCGACGCGTCGGGCGTGCAGCCGACCCACGTCGGCGCGCTCCCGCCGCAGTGCGCGGCGCTGAACCGTACGTACGCCAGCGTCACCGATCTGGTGGTCCGGGCCGCCACCGAGGGCGAGCCCCGGCATGTGCGGCACGCCGCGATGACCGACGCGGCGACCGCCGCCACGCTGCCGGTGGAGCGGATCTGGGACCTGTGCGACGACCTCGTACAGGCCCACGGGGAGCTGCTCCAGCCCGAGTTGAGAGTGCTGCTCGGGCACTGA
- a CDS encoding ABC transporter substrate-binding protein, protein MPAGQDRTSKPHPAPGLPRRRVLRTGAGVVAGAATLPLLDACASTTSDGVGSDGRVNIEMWHGQNEIGAKAIEGLAADFNRSQSRIRVNASGGGVVADAMLQKVTAALAAGSYPDIAYIFGSDLASIARSPKVVDLTGVMHDGSPPWNDFWPSVREAVTLHGKVRAAPSLLDSLAVACNTTLFRRAGIPLPKPGWTWPEFVATAKKLTDAGHGVFGTGWPGAGDEDTVWRLWPMVWDLGGDVIGPDGKSIGFADAGKRALETVAQLVADKSVYIDPKPGSEQMYQVFTSGRMGMVITGPWQLPNIVESKLPYDVVPMPTYSGKPLTISGPDTWTVFDNGKARARAAVEFVRWLITPAQDVRWDVGGGSLPLSRQSEAESAWQRHSADTVGLPVFTKALETARVRPIHPAYPQISQATGEAVVSVLLGRASPAKAVRRCADKADAALLIPR, encoded by the coding sequence ATGCCCGCCGGTCAGGACCGCACCAGCAAGCCCCACCCCGCCCCGGGCCTCCCGCGCCGCCGGGTGCTGCGCACCGGGGCGGGCGTCGTCGCCGGGGCCGCGACCCTCCCCCTGCTCGACGCCTGCGCCTCGACCACCTCCGACGGCGTCGGCTCCGACGGCCGCGTCAACATCGAGATGTGGCACGGCCAGAACGAGATCGGCGCCAAGGCGATCGAAGGGCTCGCCGCCGACTTCAACCGCTCGCAGTCCCGCATCCGGGTGAACGCGAGCGGCGGCGGCGTGGTCGCGGACGCCATGCTCCAGAAGGTCACGGCCGCGCTGGCGGCCGGCTCCTACCCCGACATCGCGTATATCTTCGGCTCGGACCTCGCCAGCATCGCCCGCAGCCCGAAAGTCGTCGATCTGACCGGCGTGATGCACGACGGCTCGCCGCCGTGGAACGACTTCTGGCCCTCCGTCCGGGAAGCCGTCACCCTGCACGGCAAGGTGCGGGCCGCGCCCTCGCTGCTCGACTCGCTCGCCGTCGCCTGCAACACCACGCTCTTCCGCCGCGCCGGAATCCCGCTGCCCAAACCCGGCTGGACCTGGCCCGAGTTCGTGGCCACCGCCAAGAAGCTCACCGACGCCGGGCACGGCGTCTTCGGCACCGGCTGGCCGGGCGCGGGCGACGAGGACACCGTGTGGCGGCTGTGGCCGATGGTGTGGGACCTCGGCGGCGACGTGATCGGCCCCGACGGCAAGAGCATCGGCTTCGCCGACGCCGGTAAACGGGCCCTGGAGACCGTGGCCCAACTGGTCGCCGACAAGAGCGTCTACATCGACCCCAAACCCGGCAGCGAGCAGATGTACCAGGTGTTCACCTCCGGCCGGATGGGCATGGTGATCACCGGGCCGTGGCAGCTGCCCAACATCGTGGAGTCCAAGCTGCCGTACGACGTGGTGCCCATGCCCACCTACAGCGGAAAACCGCTCACCATCTCCGGGCCCGACACCTGGACCGTCTTCGACAACGGCAAGGCGCGCGCCCGGGCGGCCGTGGAGTTCGTGCGCTGGCTGATCACGCCCGCGCAGGACGTGCGGTGGGACGTAGGGGGCGGCAGCCTGCCGCTGAGCAGACAGAGCGAGGCCGAGAGCGCCTGGCAGCGGCACTCCGCCGACACCGTCGGCCTCCCCGTGTTCACCAAGGCCCTGGAAACCGCCCGGGTGCGGCCCATCCACCCCGCCTATCCGCAGATCTCCCAGGCCACCGGCGAGGCCGTGGTGTCCGTGCTGCTCGGCCGCGCCTCCCCCGCCAAGGCGGTGCGCCGGTGCGCCGACAAGGCCGACGCCGCCCTGCTGATTCCCCGATGA
- a CDS encoding alpha/beta fold hydrolase, which produces MPYFETSTDGTRLHYVDYGPREGRTIVFVNSSYFGTEMWEFQMLALAADGYRCVGLDRRGHGRSDDVWDGFDLDTLAGDVGALLDHLDLTDITLVGHSIGTAEVVRHLTLHGSGRVARVALVAGMAPGPVRSADHPEGVDPALIAAGNEVFRKDRPGFFADGAAAFFALDRPGNDVSPAHVQYWENRCAGATARAANALGDLVVTLNLAPELAKIDVPALVIHGTHDASAPIALTGERAARLIPGSTFHVYENAGHGLFVTHADRLTADLREFTSGR; this is translated from the coding sequence ATGCCGTACTTCGAGACCAGCACCGACGGCACCCGCCTCCACTACGTCGACTACGGGCCGCGCGAGGGCCGGACCATCGTCTTCGTCAACAGCTCGTACTTCGGTACGGAGATGTGGGAGTTCCAGATGCTCGCACTGGCCGCCGACGGCTACCGGTGCGTGGGGCTCGACCGGCGCGGGCACGGGCGGTCCGACGACGTGTGGGACGGCTTCGACCTCGACACCCTGGCCGGGGACGTCGGCGCGCTCCTCGACCACCTCGACCTCACCGACATCACCCTGGTCGGCCACTCGATCGGCACCGCCGAGGTCGTCCGCCACCTCACCCTGCACGGCAGCGGGCGGGTGGCGCGGGTCGCCCTGGTGGCCGGGATGGCCCCCGGCCCGGTCCGCTCGGCCGATCACCCCGAAGGCGTCGACCCCGCCCTCATCGCCGCCGGGAACGAGGTCTTCCGCAAGGACCGCCCGGGCTTCTTCGCCGACGGCGCCGCCGCGTTCTTCGCCCTGGACCGCCCCGGCAACGACGTCTCGCCCGCCCACGTCCAGTACTGGGAGAACCGCTGCGCAGGCGCCACGGCCCGCGCCGCCAACGCCCTCGGCGACCTCGTCGTGACCCTGAACCTCGCCCCCGAACTCGCCAAGATCGACGTCCCGGCCCTCGTCATCCACGGCACCCACGACGCGTCCGCGCCGATCGCGTTGACGGGGGAGCGGGCGGCCCGCCTGATCCCGGGCAGCACGTTCCACGTGTACGAGAACGCCGGTCACGGCCTGTTCGTCACCCACGCGGACCGCCTCACGGCAGACCTGCGGGAGTTCACGAGCGGCCGCTGA
- a CDS encoding class I SAM-dependent methyltransferase, with translation MNDTVAGTQGYGADADALAEQYESVTFEEVHGGLLHLYPATPVRALDLGAGTGRDAAALARLGHTVTAVEPTPELRVHGERLHPAPALTWLDDALPDVPVLTERGERFDLILLTAVWMHLDAAERARGMRAVAALLAPGGMLAMTVRSGPVPSGRRMFDVPEAETVSLAEAAGLRVAHRGGRADLHGRPGVRWSELVFTAP, from the coding sequence GTGAACGACACCGTCGCGGGGACGCAGGGGTACGGCGCTGACGCCGACGCGCTGGCCGAGCAGTACGAGAGCGTGACCTTCGAGGAGGTCCACGGCGGCCTGCTGCACCTCTATCCGGCGACGCCCGTACGGGCCCTGGACCTCGGCGCCGGGACCGGGCGGGACGCGGCCGCGCTGGCCCGCCTCGGCCACACCGTCACGGCGGTCGAGCCGACCCCCGAACTCCGCGTCCACGGCGAACGGTTGCACCCGGCACCCGCTCTGACCTGGCTCGACGACGCGCTCCCGGACGTCCCGGTGCTGACCGAGCGCGGCGAGCGTTTCGATCTCATCCTGCTCACGGCGGTGTGGATGCACCTGGACGCCGCCGAGCGCGCCCGGGGCATGCGGGCCGTCGCCGCGCTGCTCGCCCCCGGCGGCATGCTGGCGATGACCGTACGCAGCGGCCCGGTGCCGTCCGGGCGCCGCATGTTCGACGTGCCGGAGGCCGAGACGGTCTCGCTGGCCGAGGCGGCGGGGTTGCGGGTCGCGCACCGGGGCGGCCGGGCGGATCTGCACGGCCGCCCCGGGGTGCGGTGGTCGGAGCTGGTGTTCACCGCCCCCTAG
- a CDS encoding MarR family winged helix-turn-helix transcriptional regulator, with amino-acid sequence MTDHVDLLLAQWGERRPDLDVSPMAVIGRLKRLSRLIETELRRTFAEHGLDPASFDVLATLRRSPPPHLLTPAELMRSAMVTSGAVSQRLDRLEARGLVTRSPSATDGRVVEVALTAEGRALIDRALPDHLATEERLLAALGTDRRDALAGTLRELLESLGDGVD; translated from the coding sequence GTGACCGACCATGTGGACCTCCTGCTCGCGCAGTGGGGCGAGCGCCGCCCCGACCTCGATGTGTCGCCGATGGCGGTGATCGGGCGGCTGAAGCGCCTCTCCCGGCTGATCGAGACCGAACTGCGCCGCACCTTCGCCGAGCACGGCCTCGACCCCGCCTCCTTCGACGTGCTCGCGACCCTGCGCCGCAGCCCGCCGCCCCATCTGCTGACCCCCGCCGAGCTGATGCGCTCCGCGATGGTCACCTCGGGCGCCGTCTCGCAGCGCCTCGACCGGCTGGAGGCGCGCGGCCTGGTGACCCGCTCCCCGAGCGCGACCGACGGCCGGGTCGTCGAGGTCGCCCTCACCGCCGAGGGCCGGGCACTCATCGACCGGGCGCTGCCCGACCACCTCGCCACGGAGGAACGGCTGCTCGCCGCCCTCGGCACGGACCGGCGGGACGCGCTCGCGGGGACCCTGCGCGAACTCCTCGAATCCCTCGGGGACGGCGTCGACTGA
- a CDS encoding carbohydrate kinase family protein has translation MPSPPAPPSSSRPFDLLVVGDANPDVVLGPVPRDLAYGQREQLVERADLVLGGSAAIMACGAARLGLRVAFAGRVGDDPAGAFVRTALAARGVDTSALATDPERATPLTAVLTRGADRAILTAPGCLTATGPGDVPEELLAGTRHVHAASFFLMPRLAGALAEVFARARELGATTSLDTNDDPSGRWDPELLDPVLKVTDQVLPNAAEARAMTGVAKGVAEAAAALARRGPLVVVKNGADGALAHDGTRVTTAPALPVEPLDTVGAGDSFDAGFVAAVLRGLGLADALAVAAACGSLSTRGRGGTAAQPTWDEALAHVPGTGVPA, from the coding sequence ATGCCTTCACCACCTGCGCCTCCGTCCTCCTCCCGCCCCTTCGACCTGCTCGTCGTGGGCGACGCCAACCCGGACGTGGTCCTCGGCCCGGTGCCGCGCGACCTCGCGTACGGCCAGCGCGAGCAGCTGGTCGAGCGGGCCGACCTCGTCCTCGGCGGCTCCGCCGCGATCATGGCGTGCGGCGCGGCCCGGCTCGGGCTGCGCGTGGCGTTCGCAGGCCGCGTCGGCGACGACCCGGCGGGCGCCTTCGTCCGTACGGCCCTGGCCGCGCGCGGAGTCGACACCTCGGCCCTGGCCACCGACCCCGAACGGGCCACCCCGCTCACCGCCGTCCTCACCCGGGGCGCCGACCGGGCGATCCTCACCGCGCCGGGATGCCTGACCGCGACCGGACCCGGGGACGTCCCCGAGGAACTGCTCGCCGGGACCCGGCACGTCCACGCGGCCTCCTTCTTCCTGATGCCGCGGCTGGCCGGGGCGCTCGCCGAGGTGTTCGCGCGGGCGCGCGAGCTGGGCGCGACGACCTCGCTCGACACCAACGACGACCCGTCCGGCCGCTGGGACCCGGAACTACTCGACCCGGTCCTGAAGGTGACGGACCAGGTGCTGCCCAACGCGGCCGAGGCGCGCGCCATGACCGGGGTCGCCAAGGGCGTGGCCGAGGCGGCGGCCGCACTGGCCCGGCGCGGCCCGCTCGTCGTGGTCAAGAACGGTGCCGACGGGGCGCTCGCGCACGACGGGACGCGGGTCACCACGGCTCCCGCCCTGCCCGTCGAGCCGCTCGACACCGTCGGTGCCGGGGACAGCTTCGACGCCGGATTCGTCGCCGCCGTACTGCGCGGGCTCGGCCTCGCGGACGCCCTGGCCGTCGCCGCGGCCTGCGGCTCGCTGTCCACCCGCGGCCGCGGCGGCACCGCGGCCCAGCCCACCTGGGACGAGGCGCTGGCCCATGTCCCCGGGACCGGAGTTCCCGCATGA
- a CDS encoding TNT domain-containing protein translates to MAKRFSRLRVLMGAGTSGVALVATVLFGAAPAQATGSGEGTAASASAASQPVAPAACSGTYEGDERLGPQYLPRPWQDPVGPLVLGYHRTGRLSPTAFLATYWDTTAGSWKYPPNDGFANRPDGSLDKRAVRLRVGEDLDRFGSEYGAFLAPAGAGYGRRALPPQSLITREAAYPCAYHAYEVTKSFTVWEGRIAPWFEQRGGGEQVKLDPAFVNPGEGQKLNVKWLLDHGYLKAETNAEAARSALAGVATG, encoded by the coding sequence ATGGCGAAACGTTTCAGCAGGCTGCGGGTTCTCATGGGCGCGGGCACGTCGGGGGTCGCGCTGGTCGCGACGGTCCTGTTCGGTGCCGCACCGGCGCAGGCGACGGGGTCCGGCGAGGGCACGGCCGCGAGCGCGAGTGCCGCGTCGCAGCCGGTGGCCCCGGCGGCTTGCTCGGGCACGTACGAGGGCGACGAACGCCTCGGCCCGCAGTACCTGCCGAGGCCCTGGCAGGACCCGGTCGGCCCGCTGGTCCTGGGCTACCACCGCACCGGCCGCCTCAGCCCGACGGCGTTCCTGGCCACCTACTGGGACACTACGGCGGGCAGTTGGAAGTATCCGCCGAACGACGGCTTCGCCAACCGCCCCGACGGCAGCCTCGACAAGCGTGCGGTACGGCTGCGGGTGGGCGAGGACCTGGACCGCTTCGGCTCCGAGTACGGCGCCTTCCTCGCCCCGGCCGGGGCGGGCTACGGCCGCCGGGCGCTGCCGCCGCAGAGCCTGATCACGCGTGAGGCGGCTTACCCGTGTGCGTACCACGCGTACGAGGTGACCAAGAGCTTCACCGTCTGGGAGGGCCGGATCGCGCCCTGGTTCGAACAGCGCGGCGGCGGCGAACAGGTCAAGCTGGACCCGGCGTTCGTCAACCCGGGTGAGGGCCAGAAGCTCAATGTGAAGTGGCTGCTCGACCACGGGTATCTGAAGGCGGAGACGAATGCGGAGGCGGCGAGGAGCGCGCTGGCGGGGGTGGCGACCGGCTGA